Proteins encoded in a region of the Vicia villosa cultivar HV-30 ecotype Madison, WI unplaced genomic scaffold, Vvil1.0 ctg.001205F_1_1, whole genome shotgun sequence genome:
- the LOC131634015 gene encoding suppressor of mec-8 and unc-52 protein homolog 2-like isoform X1, with product MFIHQWPTWLPTFLLSFPRRTLNQKQPQSKNPISHSKLSAINIFKLHSQHFQSSFQHDCIEEKSQRQTSSPQWNLYREEKPEEPELPKYRDRAKERREDQNPDYEQTELGFHAVAPPGTVDITSSDAHKLSIEKSKYLGGDVEHTHLVKGLDYALLNKVRSEIKKPDAGDDGDGKPRVPKEDQQVSIRTATAKSVYQWIVKPQSISKTNEMFLPGRMTFIYNMEGGYHHDIPTTLHRSKADCPVPEEMVTVNVDGSVLDRIAKIMSYLRLGSSGKVLKKKKKEKDTKGKFLAVGNGYDKEDKLTKVEGVGAKNQTERESILPPPPPLKKNPIISRENQGPAVAAVARDEDDDIFVGEGVNYEIPAPPSPVSEDMEESPRNKERPQYFTEPVYGPVPPSMMDQGWQETNGYDVMQTQAMVGGYQGEWQEYQYAEQLAYPDQYLQQNMQTYDVQADLNVPQDPRFMTQEEKDRGLGSVFKRDDQRLQQLREQDAREKDPNFISESYSECYPGYQEYNREVVDSDEEADLSKMDMGGRAKGRLHRWDFETEEEWATYNEQKEAMPKAAFQFGVKMQDGRKTRKQNKDQKLNNDLHKINKILSRKKMDKEGNGEAGQYEDEPTPGKKLRV from the exons ATGTTCATTCACCAGTGGCCGACGTGGCTCCCAACCTTTCTTCTCTCGTTCCCTCGCAGAACCCTAAACCAGAAACAACCTCAATCGAAAAATCCAATCTCGCACTCAAAACTTTCCGCCATAAACATCTTCAAACTTCATTCACAACACTTTCAATCGAGTTTCCAACATGACTGCATCGAAGAAAAATCACAAAGACAAACCAGTTCGCCGCAA TGGAATTTGTACAGGGAAGAGAAACCAGAAGAACCAGAATTGCCGAAATACAGAGATCGAGCTAAAGAACGTAGAGAAGATCAAAATCCTGATTATGAACAAACTGAACTTGGCTTTCATGCTGTTGCTCCTCCTGGTACTGTTGATATTAC GTCGTCTGATGCGCATAAATTATCTATTGAGAAGAGCAAGTACCTCGGAG gTGATGTGGAGCATACACATTTGGTTAAAGGTTTGGATTATGCTTTACTAAACAAAGTAAGGAGTGAGATTAAGAAGCCAGATGCCGGGGATGATGGGGACGGGAAACCCAG AGTACCCAAGGAAGACCAGCAAGTGTCGATTCGCACAGCAACTGCTAAG TCAGTTTATCAATGGATTGTCAAGCCTCAGAGCATTAGCAAGACGAATGAGATGTTCCTTCCCGGTCGAATGACATTCATTTATAATATG GAAGGTGGATACCATCATGATATTCCAACAACTTTGCACCGTAGTAAAGCTGATTGTCCAGTGCCCGAG GAAATGGTTACAGTTAATGTTGATGGATCTGTTCTAGATCGCATTGCTAAAATCATGTCATACCTCCGTCTCGGTTCTTCTGGGAAGGtcctaaagaagaagaaaaaggaaaaagataCTAAAG GGAAATTTTTGGCTGTCGGTAATGGATATGACAAAGAGGATAAGCTGACAAAGGTTGAAGGTGTGGGGGCAAAGAATCAAACAGAAAGAGAATCTATCCTTCCACCTCCACCCCCCTTGAAGAAAAATCCTATTATTTCAAGGGAGAATCAAGGTCCAGCTGTTGCAGCTGTTgctagagatgaagatgatgacatTTTTGTTGGTGAAGGTGTTAACTATGAGATACCTGCTCCCCCAAGTCCTGTCTCTGAGGACATGGAAGAATCTCCTAGAAACAAAGAAAGACCTCAATATTTCACTGAACCTGTTTATGGCCCTGTCCCACCTTCTATGATGGATCAAGGGTGGCAAGAAACG AATGGATATGATGTAATGCAAACACAAGCCATGGTTGGTGGCTACCAAGGAGAATGGCAGGAGTACCAGTATGCTGAACAACTGGCTTACCCTGATCAATATCTTCAGCAAAATATGCAGACTTATGATGTCCAAGCAGATTTAAATGTTCCACAAGATCCACGCTTTATGACTCAAGAAGAAAAGGACCGAGGTTTAGGATCAGTGTTTAAACGAGATGACCAGAGACTTCAGCAGCTGAGGGAGCAAGATGCTCGTGAGAAAGATCCCAACTTCATCTCAGAGAGTTACTCTGAATGTTACCCTGGGTATCAAGAATATAACCGCGAGGTAGTGGACAGTGACGAGGAAGCTGACTTGTCTAAAATGGATATGGGAGGAAGG GCAAAGGGCCGTCTTCATAGATGGGACTTTGAAACCGAAGAGGAATGGGCCACTTACAATGAGCAGAAGGAAGCAATGCCAAAAGCTGCATTCCAGTTTGGTGTGAAGATGCAAGATGGTCGGAAAACACGTAAGCAAAACAAGGACCAGAAACTCAACAATGATTTGCACAAGATCAACAAGATACTTTCAAGAAAGAAGATGGATAAGGAAGGGAATGGTGAGGCTGGCCAGTATGAAGATGAGCCCACCCCCGGAAAGAAGCTTCGAGTATGA
- the LOC131634015 gene encoding suppressor of mec-8 and unc-52 protein homolog 2-like isoform X2 yields the protein MTASKKNHKDKPVRRKEEKPEEPELPKYRDRAKERREDQNPDYEQTELGFHAVAPPGTVDITSSDAHKLSIEKSKYLGGDVEHTHLVKGLDYALLNKVRSEIKKPDAGDDGDGKPRVPKEDQQVSIRTATAKSVYQWIVKPQSISKTNEMFLPGRMTFIYNMEGGYHHDIPTTLHRSKADCPVPEEMVTVNVDGSVLDRIAKIMSYLRLGSSGKVLKKKKKEKDTKGKFLAVGNGYDKEDKLTKVEGVGAKNQTERESILPPPPPLKKNPIISRENQGPAVAAVARDEDDDIFVGEGVNYEIPAPPSPVSEDMEESPRNKERPQYFTEPVYGPVPPSMMDQGWQETNGYDVMQTQAMVGGYQGEWQEYQYAEQLAYPDQYLQQNMQTYDVQADLNVPQDPRFMTQEEKDRGLGSVFKRDDQRLQQLREQDAREKDPNFISESYSECYPGYQEYNREVVDSDEEADLSKMDMGGRAKGRLHRWDFETEEEWATYNEQKEAMPKAAFQFGVKMQDGRKTRKQNKDQKLNNDLHKINKILSRKKMDKEGNGEAGQYEDEPTPGKKLRV from the exons ATGACTGCATCGAAGAAAAATCACAAAGACAAACCAGTTCGCCGCAA GGAAGAGAAACCAGAAGAACCAGAATTGCCGAAATACAGAGATCGAGCTAAAGAACGTAGAGAAGATCAAAATCCTGATTATGAACAAACTGAACTTGGCTTTCATGCTGTTGCTCCTCCTGGTACTGTTGATATTAC GTCGTCTGATGCGCATAAATTATCTATTGAGAAGAGCAAGTACCTCGGAG gTGATGTGGAGCATACACATTTGGTTAAAGGTTTGGATTATGCTTTACTAAACAAAGTAAGGAGTGAGATTAAGAAGCCAGATGCCGGGGATGATGGGGACGGGAAACCCAG AGTACCCAAGGAAGACCAGCAAGTGTCGATTCGCACAGCAACTGCTAAG TCAGTTTATCAATGGATTGTCAAGCCTCAGAGCATTAGCAAGACGAATGAGATGTTCCTTCCCGGTCGAATGACATTCATTTATAATATG GAAGGTGGATACCATCATGATATTCCAACAACTTTGCACCGTAGTAAAGCTGATTGTCCAGTGCCCGAG GAAATGGTTACAGTTAATGTTGATGGATCTGTTCTAGATCGCATTGCTAAAATCATGTCATACCTCCGTCTCGGTTCTTCTGGGAAGGtcctaaagaagaagaaaaaggaaaaagataCTAAAG GGAAATTTTTGGCTGTCGGTAATGGATATGACAAAGAGGATAAGCTGACAAAGGTTGAAGGTGTGGGGGCAAAGAATCAAACAGAAAGAGAATCTATCCTTCCACCTCCACCCCCCTTGAAGAAAAATCCTATTATTTCAAGGGAGAATCAAGGTCCAGCTGTTGCAGCTGTTgctagagatgaagatgatgacatTTTTGTTGGTGAAGGTGTTAACTATGAGATACCTGCTCCCCCAAGTCCTGTCTCTGAGGACATGGAAGAATCTCCTAGAAACAAAGAAAGACCTCAATATTTCACTGAACCTGTTTATGGCCCTGTCCCACCTTCTATGATGGATCAAGGGTGGCAAGAAACG AATGGATATGATGTAATGCAAACACAAGCCATGGTTGGTGGCTACCAAGGAGAATGGCAGGAGTACCAGTATGCTGAACAACTGGCTTACCCTGATCAATATCTTCAGCAAAATATGCAGACTTATGATGTCCAAGCAGATTTAAATGTTCCACAAGATCCACGCTTTATGACTCAAGAAGAAAAGGACCGAGGTTTAGGATCAGTGTTTAAACGAGATGACCAGAGACTTCAGCAGCTGAGGGAGCAAGATGCTCGTGAGAAAGATCCCAACTTCATCTCAGAGAGTTACTCTGAATGTTACCCTGGGTATCAAGAATATAACCGCGAGGTAGTGGACAGTGACGAGGAAGCTGACTTGTCTAAAATGGATATGGGAGGAAGG GCAAAGGGCCGTCTTCATAGATGGGACTTTGAAACCGAAGAGGAATGGGCCACTTACAATGAGCAGAAGGAAGCAATGCCAAAAGCTGCATTCCAGTTTGGTGTGAAGATGCAAGATGGTCGGAAAACACGTAAGCAAAACAAGGACCAGAAACTCAACAATGATTTGCACAAGATCAACAAGATACTTTCAAGAAAGAAGATGGATAAGGAAGGGAATGGTGAGGCTGGCCAGTATGAAGATGAGCCCACCCCCGGAAAGAAGCTTCGAGTATGA
- the LOC131634016 gene encoding DNA replication complex GINS protein SLD5-like yields the protein MASRSVEGDQSTQAEDDYNAMLSTTDVELLKRAWRNEKAAPEILPFQSDLIARVREQIELMEETVEEKSSVGTDPLSVSLYQMDLDRTLFLLRSYLRIRILKIEKYMFHIRKTDELWNRLSKDEKFFTERCTDDLKKHLEESVLSKLPENYQSHERQSIISEEDDMIPEPRLDTFVLCRSKDYLTGIQLGDGPVDDRSKLFEMEAGVLYFICYKSIKPLVESGKIELL from the exons ATGGCTTCAAGATCCGTGGAAGGAGACCAATCAACGCAAGCTGAAGATGATTACAATGCCATGCTTTCAACCACTGATGTTGAACTTCTCAAACGAGCTTGGCGTAATGAGAAGGCAGCACCAGAGATTCTTCCTTTTCAATCGGATTTGATTGCACGTGTCAGAGAACAAATTGAATTGATG GAAGAGACTGTGGAGGAAAAATCTAGTGTTGGGACTGACCCTCTTTCGGTGTCTCTGTATCAAATGGATTTGGATAGAACCCTGTTTCTGTTAAGGTCATATCTTCGTATTCGTATCTTGAAG ATTGAAAAGTACATGTTCCACATCCGGAAAACTGATGAACTTTGGAACAGGCTTTCTAAGGATGAGAAATTTTTCACCGAAAG GTGCACAGATGACTTAAAGAAACATCTGGAGGAGAGTGTTCTATCAAAACTGCCTGAAAATTATCAGTCTCATGAGAGGCAATCCATAATTAGCGAAGAGGATGACATGA TTCCAGAGCCGCGACTAGACACATTTGTTTTGTGTAGAAGTAAAGATTATCTCACAGGCATTCAGCTTGGAGACGGACCTGTTGATGACAG GTCAAAGCTGTTTGAAATGGAGGCTGGTGTCCTTTACTTTATATGTTACAAATCAATAAAGCCACTAGTAGAGAGTGGCAAAATTGAACTACTATGA